The genomic stretch GGTAAAACAGTTCATCAAGTTTGTACGAAACTCTCCTCAGCACTCTCAGTTTTATTTGTCTGCGGTGTTATTGCCAAAGGACATTTTCAGACCCTTGAAGGGAGCTCACAGGGAGAGGGGAAgtttgaaatattcattcattcattgtctgtaaccattatgcagttcagggtcgcggtgtgtcaggagcctacccggaatcactgagcacaatgcaggaacacaccgtgCCGCCTAGAAATATCCAGGCCACATTTAAATCTCTCATTGGTTGAGATGCTCTGGTTGTTGTGGCTGTGGCAGTGATATTGCAGTGTGCTCTGTTTTAGATTTTACTTTAGATCAACAACTGTTTGTACAAATATATGGAATCAGGTGAGTTTACTTTAAACACTAGAGTAATCTGTCTGTGAAGGTATTTTCAATCATTTTCAGACAGTGAGAATAtatcagattactgtcctgtacaacATCTAACTAGTTTTTTAATCTAAACAGATATTAAAtacacagagacttttattatggaaaataaaagcaaaataaaaagttattaaattggactgtgatagTAACATTACTAAAAAGTGGCATTTGGTTTAACCTCTTTTCCCTCAGTGGACTAACCATTGTCTGCCGTTTTCTTGCTGTCTGGGCTACTCTCTTTATAGTGCACTTGGGAGGTTGTAATATTTTGTCCAGTAGGAAATGTTGATCCCAACTGAGGCCCAGTCTACAACTTTTTAGATGTGTGTCTTGTACTGTGTAATTAATTAAGAGATTAATTAATTGTCCTATGCAGGGAGTagggagtgtgagtgtgtggtgccctgtgatgtactggcattccctacagggtgtgtttctgccttatATCCAGTgtttccatgtaggctctggacatatcatgaccctgaactggataaactcttggagacaatgaatgaatgaatcccccagttatttacacacactctcatggTGTTGACTCTGTACTGCTCTGTTTCAGAAGAGTGCTCTACTGCCATCTACAGCAGGAGGAGAGTAACACAGCAATAAAATCAATGTATGACAAACACTCCCTTTAACCTCATCAAAAGCTGCTCAGTGGGTTCATTACATAAAAGTATTCATGTTTAATGTGCACTCAATGGCCAGATATTTCTGGAATCTTTCTGAAAGGACAGTATTAATCAGGAGTTTGTCTCTATTTGCAACAGTAACAGATTCACTCTTCTGAGACGGATTTACAACAGATGATaacatagtaataaaataatatagcaATAAATGCTTCTGTTTTAGATATCGTTTAATAATAATCCAGAaacaaaataatgttaaaacaattacaaaatatttactaGAAACTCATAAGCATAAGTTCTTATTTACATCATAGTATTTCACATAAAAGCTATAACCAAAAGCTTTAATCTCATTAATTACAACACATTATTCCACAGTTAGTTCTGTCCTTGTTCTGTGGTTGTACTGTGGCTTACAAGTGAGTGTGGGGGGTGAGGTCTCTGGAGACCAAAGAGTTACAAAagctttataaatatttataattctaAAACAGAAGGAATTTTGCAAGAAAATAATGACAAGAAAATGCTtcatgtgtgttgtttttttcagggGCTTTGTCAGTTCTCAAGGTGTGTTCACTATGATCTGACCCTGCATCAGTTTATCAGAGGCCCTGGTAATGTTCTGAAGCTGAAGGAGGTGAAAGAGAAGATGGCGACAGAGCGATGAATGATATGACTGTACACAAAACACCAACATCAAATCCTCCACTAGATTTGGAGCTGCACTTCCTGTGACACCATTCCAGTGAGTGGAACAAAGGTGGTCTGAGTGTTAAAGCACAGTGGGAGTAGTGAGGGGCAGGAAGTGAGACTGAGTAAGTGTACATGTACAAAGAGGAGACAAGGTGGTAATGGGAGCAGAGTTTAGACTGTGGTagactgaatctgattggttggtgtTGGGGTTTAGACTCTGATagactgaatctgattggtttGTTTTGGGGTTTAGACTCTGGTAAACTGAATCTGATTGATTGGTGTTGGAGTTTAGACTCTGGTagactgaatctgattggttggtgtTTGATTGAAGAGGGGTCGGAGTTAAATCAATTGTTTTATATTCTTTAATCTGAAACAAAGACAAGTTTTGattttaagtgaaaatgtaataaatatcagAAATAACTAGATGAGAAAATTAGACAAACAGGTGTTTAGAAGATGTCACTTTGCACTCACATCTATTGAAGATCTTGTCATAGTCTCTGGAGCTGTTGATACACACAACGTAAACATtgaataatgaaaatatttgtaataaatacaatataaaaatttGATTCCTAatgtatatacatacattattattttacctTTGCTCTTTATTTTGCAGTAGACTGCTGTAATCATGGCAAGAGCAAGCAGGAATACACTGGCACCAAGGGAGGGGTACACAACCACACTTGAAAAAccttgaaacacacacacacacacacacacacacacacacacacacacacacactgcttttggtgtttctcagtgtgagaCTTAGGCACTTCAACAATTCCCTGAATTAATCATAAATGATCACAGTCATACATCCTCCTCTCTGATTTCTCCTCAGATCTGTGTCTTATTTTTTATGACACCAGCTGATCACATTTGACATGGGAAATGTGTGAAAGAGGGAGTTATTACCGTATTCTTCATCAGAGGTTGTTTCTGTCGGGGTTGAAGTGATCATGTATGTTGCTGCTGTGATGTGTGTTGTTGTACTTGGAGATTCAGTTGTTGTTTCtatcaaatgtaaaaaatggAAAATCAATATATTCGGATCATGTACAAAATGCACAATGTCAGTTTCATTCCATTTGCTGAAACCTAACTCAGCATGGTCTTCCTCACTCCAACTTTTCACTTCCTTTTAGTCTGAGAATGCCAGATTCAACTTAGTATCATTAGTGAAGTGTGTAATACACACGTCAACCAGCACTGACTAATGTGACAGTGTCAGGTTTGTGCCACTGAAGCTCGAAATGCAGATAATGCTACTAAAACCACATCTTGTTCTCCAAAGCCAGACATGAAGAGCCCTGTGGTGCAGGAAATCACAGCTCTGGCTGCAAACTGTGTATAGTAGATCAAGAGCCCCAGCATCTAGCACCAAACTCTATGCTCTCCTCTGTGGTTAACCACATTCTCAGGTTCTCAGGTTTCCACCATTGTCTGTAGCCAGAACTGGCTTCCAGTTTCAGTGGGACCCTTTGATTCACTTTGCTCCTCCGAGCCACTACAGAGCTCCAAGTGTTCTTCTACAGTCCATGAAGCACTGCACTGTCCACTTTGAACAAGACAGTAGGTAAGCCTCAGTGCATTGTCAGGGGCTGGCCACAGATTCAGATCTGTGAATATTTAAAGGTCTTCGAGAGAAGAAGCTGCCATGTAAAGCGTCCCTGGGTTTGTGAAAGGCGCAATATAAATTGAActaattcttcttcttcttctcattattattattattattattattattattattattattattattattgttattattattattattatttatgtgaTAAAAGGTGAGTTCCTAAACGTACAATTTATGTTGAAAATAAGAATAACAGATGTGCTACCAGGCcgaaatataaataatgaatatagtTATAACACAACTTGAATTATTGAGGGTTTGCTTACCCTTTAAAAGCAAAAGAGTAGATGGTTTGTTTTTAGAGTTTATAGACCCTGTATTGCTGACTATATGATCTTCTTTGATTTCTGGTTGAATATGTGCCTTATTTTCCTTCCTTCATGGTTCAGACCTCAGGTTTGATAAGAATGAGATTTCTTagtgtaaataataaaagatcTCACCAGTGACCTGTAGCTGAAATTCTCTGAAGTAGGAATAGTAAGTAACAAACTTGATTGTCTTCTTTGCTCCACAGCTGTAAACCACTCCGTCTTGTTTTCTCACATCACTGAGCTCCACTCTGAAAACTTTAGATTTTCTGTCGTCAAAGATGGAGAACCTGCCATGCTGTtctttctctgaatctttttcaGTGTAAATGAGTGATCTAAAATCAGTCAGATTTTTGAAGCTGATTAATCTCTTCCTGCTGTCTGTAAACTCTGGTGGATAGTTACAGCTCATAGTGAATGTGTCTCCCAGAaaaactgtctttctttctttcctcccaAAAGAAGCATCTGTCAAATAAatgaagagacacacacagttgCTTCATTAGTGTTTCAGCCTGAGAGCGACGCCTCCTCATAGTTTACACATGAAGACAGCTCCAAACGTTTGTAGACACATCTCTTTCTACACTTTCTACTACAGATAGGGAGGAGGTGTTCAGGGGAACATTATTTAATGTGGTGTTTGTAATCATAaattaaacatacatttattgTCAGTGCAGAACAAGCAATACACCTGTGGTGcagtggaaacacacacacacacacacacaccacgagtGTAGAAAATATGCCACAGAGTGTTTCCTCATAGTAAAAGAAATGTTGGACAAGATGGTGTCTACAAACACTTGAGTCTATATCATGTGTGTAATAATTTTAACAGCTTAATGAAACATTCTCACCTGTTATAACTGACAGCCGAATATCTTTTTCACTCTTTTTCTTTCCAACTGTAAATCTGTAAAACCCAGAGTCCTGTGGGGTCAGAtctctgattaaaaacacaaacctcCCCTCTGCATTTGAATACATCCTTAGTCTTCCTTCACTGACACTGCTGCTTCTCGTCTGATCCGTCATTAGATTAACACAGCCACCCTTTTCCACTCTGCACACAGACCTCGTTCTGTTTGTATCCCACTGGAGAGCAGGGTATATAAGAACACTTCCTCCTGAATATCCGATCACATCACAGTCACACCCAGGGCCTGAACATCACAACAGaaacagtactgtaaacaacgatgaacacacacagaaccagcATAATTCACTCAAAGCACAGGCAGACACTAGTAGTTTCCTTGTTACAAATACAATGTCAGCATAAAACAACAGCATGCATAGCATCTGAAATAATATGTTTACcaaagtaaaacaaacaaatacgtCATTGGCTGCATGCTAGGAAGAAGGGTATTGCTGTAGTCCACAACACTTTCTTACCGTATGATCAAAAATCAAATTAGGGTCTTTCTTCACACTTTAACTGGAGCATATGGAAACGGTTAGGAGCACATGCCCACTGTTAGCTTGCAGGTGGGAGATACAAGCTCACCCAAgaactgtgcttgcacacaacTTGAAAATAATAgggattacatttttaatattaaattacgTACAATATCCAAACTCTCATAATAACAGtgattagaaataaaatatctgACCTGAGATCATGTGGAGGACAAGAATGATGAAGAAGAGCTTCATCCTGAACTGAAGAatctgtctcttttcttctcttctctgctcTTATGTGGCTATATCTACTTTGACAGTTTTCTTCCTGTGGCTATTTCTGTTTCTGCGCCCACACTGTTGAGACACTGATATCTGAGTTCACTTCCCTTCACAAGTGAATATAATTTAGTGGAAAGTCAAAATTGTCACAAAGCTCCTCCCCCAGGACCACTGCCCAATTAAAGTAAAGAGAAAGCGCTCTTGACGTGTCGCTCAGATCCTGCAGTGCCCCGAATAATGAACTGACCACAGTCCTAGGTTTAATCATGAGAAATGTGTCCATGCATTAAAACAGGACTAAAAGTTCAGTCTCTCATGTGTTCATCTCAGACCTTCCTCCTGACCAGCCACTTCATTACAAACACCACCTTCCTTTTTTCCTCTACCcgacccttctctctctctctctctctttctctctctctcaatgttcTGAGATGCTTAGTGGTGTATCTTTAGACGTGATCATGGTGTTTGTTTAGAGAAATTTTGCAAAATTGAGGGAACACTTTTTTAAGTTCTGACAGCATGATATAATCGTCTAAACAGACAGTGCATGAAGCTGGTATTAACTCCACTTTAAAGATGTAATCAGTAATTTTTTATCAAAACAGAAGTGCTATCAATGTTAAGAGATAAGGACACACAGCAGAAACTGGTGGAGAACCAGCAACTgtgcctccctccctccacaGTATTCACCcataattgttttaaaataacatgATACAGAATAATAATTTTGGCAACATCTAACAGACAGGAGACAACACATCAGACAGTTGAAGACAATCACAAGGATGTTGTTAGCAGAAATTACTGGGGAGACATTGTACCCAATCTGAACCTTGATTGGGGAAAAACctacagtaaaaacaaatattactgTAATGTCCACAAAAGAAAAACCAGTGGAATCTGTCATTCTAaagcaacacaacacacacacacacacacacacacacattcacacatcttATTTC from Hoplias malabaricus isolate fHopMal1 chromosome 2, fHopMal1.hap1, whole genome shotgun sequence encodes the following:
- the LOC136677375 gene encoding uncharacterized protein, giving the protein MTDQTRSSSVSEGRLRMYSNAEGRFVFLIRDLTPQDSGFYRFTVGKKKSEKDIRLSVITDSEKEQHGRFSIFDDRKSKVFRVELSDVRKQDGVVYSCGAKKTIKFVTYYSYFREFQLQVTETTTESPSTTTHITAATYMITSTPTETTSDEEYGFSSVVVYPSLGASVFLLALAMITAVYCKIKSKAPETMTRSSIDIKEYKTIDLTPTPLQSNTNQSDSVYQSLNSNTNQSDSVYQSLNPKTNQSDSVYQSLNPNTNQSDSVYHSLNSAPITTLSPLCTCTLTQSHFLPLTTPTVL